In the genome of Arachis stenosperma cultivar V10309 chromosome 2, arast.V10309.gnm1.PFL2, whole genome shotgun sequence, the window ACCGTAAGAGACATTTACCTTTAGTGATACTACTTGAGTGATATAGGTAATCAAATATAAGcgattaatttatttttttgtagcACTTGCTTATCCACATGTGGACTTTCACTCAATAGATTAAATGATTAGAATTTTGATTTAGATATTCAtatgttttttgaaaatttcgttaaattagtaaataattagtcaataaattagcttttaataaagaaaattagaaatacgaatattatattaaattaggatagagctcatcaaaatgagaattttgacactaatttcaaaGAAATCGGTCCAAGATTGAACAGAACAGGCCGAATCCATTGAACCGGGCCCGTAAGCCCAACCGGACCAACCTTTAAATGAACCCAAACCCCTTCTCTTTCTCATTTCAGCTGGAGCAACGTGAAAGCTTCAAGGGAAGAGAAGAACCCTGCAAGCCTTACGGTGAATTCAACTCGCCGTAACTCCTCCGTCCGAGCTCCGATCGTCACACCGTTTGTAGCCACGCGACCACCGCGTCGAGCTCTATGTTTCTACTGAaacaatttcataggtaacTCGCTTTATTGTTCTCAGCCACTTCTTCCCCCAACTTTCGAAAATTGAGTGGAGGTATTGAATTTCTTTGCTCTTTGATGTTTTAGGAcccaattagcttgagaaaaaccttcactcttgcttattgaagcttgggtaaggtgaaGATACcataattctattttaatttttgctaAATTTATGTTTCGGGTATTAAATTGGGTATATATGTGTTCtaaatgtgtattaggttgtgaataaataattggagcttgaaattgtaaatattggaacttggaggaagctgAGCCTAGTGTTTATTGAATTTTTGAGGGGCTGTGTTTGTTTTAAATAAGTTGTCTTGATCACTACGTGGAAATCGGCCAAAGTATGGATTAGGTTTCTtgaatttaatatataatattctatgaaaacttaggctatatgaccataggataggttGAAATGTATGTGCACGTATATTATTTAGTAGCTAGCTAATATGAATATGTTTGATTGGTATTGTAGGTTGGTTGATGGCTTAATGGATTATTGATTAGTCATTTGAGGTTATAAGCAAATAAGCTTAGGAATGGTAAACTATGGTTTTGGTGGTTGAATTTGAGAAGTGTTTGTGTGATTGTGGTTGGTATGAGACATAATTTGTTGTGATGGTTGATGTGCTAATAAAAAAGGATATATAGTGTTGGAAAGTGTATGTATGATGATTAATGGCCTAGGAATTGTTTGGATTGAAAGTGAGGTTTGAAGGTTGGCAAAAGTTGGTTTTTGGGCCGAACTTTGGCAGGTTATAATTTGACTTTCGGACCCTCAATTTGTTTCCAACTTGTTTTAAAGTGAAAACTGGGTTCGTGAAGTTTATGCCGTtcgaagaaaggaagaaaaacgatttaaaacgATTGAGTTATATCCGTCGGAAATTTCAGTGTGGAATATGTAATTATGCAGGTTTCATTTCCTGATTGTGCAACTTTCTCGTTGATCCTTGTTTTTTGAAGAACGTatgtccacgcgtacgcgtggcacgGGTTTTTGGCAATGCATACGCGACTGGTCCTATGCGTACACGTAAGGAGCTAGCATGCGTATTCGTGACATGAAATACTCACttacgtgtacgcgtgacaaggGGACGCACGCGCGAGCTGCATTTTTACAttcccacgcgtacgcgtggctccTGTTTCAgcaaacatgatttttgagttttaaaccCTATTTCGAAcatctaaacctctattttcattccTTTAGTCATTAATAATAGTATTGAACCTGATAATCAGACGAAGTTAGAAAATGGGAATAACTTGGAGATGAAATAAAGCTGAAAAGtgatgaattgattatgaaataTTACGGACGATCATGTATGATACTTGGCTTGATAATCAAATGAATGATCATGTATGATACTTGGCTTGAATGATTAAATGATATGAGATACGAGATTCTCTGGATAAAGTAcggtggcttgccaccacgtgtaccaagTTGAAAACTTGATACtttgttgaccctacgacgtaagggtGATCGAGCACTTATAAATTCCCGAGAATGGTACCCCCATTGAgcgatttgatatatatatatatatatatatatatgagaaaaagcTATACATAGACTCATGGGAATGCGCAtcgagggacagtccaatggtttaGCAAaccggacttgtcgggttggctgtataatcgacagatgagctcattagccataggacaggcatgcatcatgtgcatattacttgaattacttgtttGTTCTCTAACTGGGTTTGCCTAAATGCATTTACTATGTTAAGTGTACATTTGCTACCTACAGTACTTGTAACCTTTTTGTGTCTGCTTTTATCTGATTATTTGTCTGTGAAATGCTAACAGAGATGGAGGTATGGAGGAATGGCAGTATGGTACTTAGACTTAAGATTAAGTTAAGTTAGGCTTAGATACTCTTAGAAAACCATCTTTTATGacttctgtttaatactttaagctctataatctgagtATCGGCGTTCTAGAATTGCCtttggcattcccaggaccttgtATAtcttatgtgtgtggcacctttaccatactgagaacctctggttctcaccccatactatgttgttgtttttcagatgcaggtcgagaggcatctcgttaggcgtctggactcCTGAAGCGAAGTGGTTACTGGGTTATTTTATTGTACAgtgatgtatatatatttacttAGCTTTTTCTCTGCAtaacttattcttttttatcctcttagaggtttattGAGAGACAGGATTTTATTTATGTACatttgggttttggatatgtatatatatgtgtgtaaatattctccggccaacCTTGACTTCAcgggctgagttaggagcttattattttgtatatttGGCACTATATTCCTACTTTTATTATCTTATGTTTGATAGTTATAGTTTTCTTAGCACGTAAGTTAACTCGTTTCTTGAGCGTTGCAATTTTTATTTCAtctattcttcaaggctcctagtataTTATAATCTTTCTGCTATTATATATTTACATTATATTTTAAAGGTcataataccacaccacctttATTTTACGGTTTAAGCGTAAAGGTCAGTGTGGTAAGGTGTTGCATTATGGGATCAGAGtagttcgttcctatagagaCTGAAAGACAGACTGATTGtccttctgtgcattctctgtatatgtgtttatgtgctattaggatatctaACTGATATATATGGCATAAACATTTctgagcatgcatttggaactTAAAGCATTAGACctgcgatattgagactgatcaacttaatatcacttATTTGGTGTGTATAAGGACCAGATGTCGACTCGCAAACGCGGTCGCGGGCGAGGTAGAGGTAGGATAGGCACCGTTACTCCTGGCCTGGCAGGGAATGATCCAGTAGACTTCATGGCTGCCTTGGGAAATATGGCTGTCACTATACTAGCCACAGCCGAGGCACTGGTAATCAGATAAACCAGGGTAATCACGAAAACAATAATGATGAGGACGGTCCTATGACACTTGCTACATTTCTGAAAGTTCATCCTTCGATCTTCAGGAGAACCTCAAATCCCACTGATGCAGATAATTGGATTCAAGCTATGGAACGGGCATTATAGGCTCAACATGTTTCTGAGGAGCAATGGGTTAAATTTGGAACCTATCCGCGGCAAGGTGAGGCTCAGTATTGGTGGCAGGGAACACGACGTATCCTGCAGCCAGATGGTGCTGCAATTCCTTGGGAGGTTTTCCGAACagagttctataagaaataTTTTCCTAATTCAGTCAGAAATgccaaggaacttgaattgATGCAATTAAAGCATAGCCAAATGACTGTTACTGAGTATACTAGCAGGTTTGAGGATTTATGTCGCTTTTCTCGTATCTGTCAAGGTGCCCTGAAGATTTTGCTGAATGGAAATGTATTAAATATGAGGGAGGTCTTTGGAGTGATATTCTGAGCTTCGTTGCCCCAATGGAGATCAGAGTATTTTCTGAATTGGTGAATAAGAGCAGGGTGGCTGAAGAATGTGTGAGGAAGGTGGCAGAAGAGAAAGGAAGTTTGAGGGTGCCTTTTTAGAGGATTTCAGGGAGAAACTTTGCTCTGAGAGGTAGGAATTTCAAGTGTTGAGGCTTTATCTCGCAGTAGAATTAAGGCCAAGATAGTTACAGAAGATCGAATACTAATGTTAATCAGAGGAGAAGGTTTGGAAAGCATTCACAGCAAAATTTGAACTGTCAGGGGTGCGGAAAGTATCATCCTGGAGTTCCGTGCAGATTAGGACTTGGGGTATGCTATTTTTGTGGATAGCCCGGACACTTGGCCAATAATTATCCGGAGAAGAAGAAGTATGAGACTGGTAGAGCACAGCAGCCAGGGAGAGTGTACACCACTTCTACAGTAGGTACTGAGAGATCTGAGACACTGATTAGAGGTAACTGTAAAATGGCTAGTAAAAtcttaaatgctttatttgattcagAAGTAACTcattcatttattgcatttgaaAAGGCTAATAAATTAGGATTGAGAATGGTGGTTTTAGGTTATGATTTGAAAGTGCATAATGCTTCATGAAGCTATGGTGACTAGGTTAGCATGTCCACAAGTCCCATTTTGAGTACAACAACGTGAATTTATGCATGATTTGATTTATTTGCCAATGACTGGTCTTGATCTCATCTCaggattggattggttatccaAGAATCATATTTTGCTTGATTGTTCTGAGAAGTCAGTACAGTTTATGTCGGAAGGGTCGAAAGCGCCGGTTGTGGTGAATAGTTACTATTTGAACTCTATGATAGTAAACTGTTTTGGAACTGAATGGCAGGGTATTATGTTATTAACAACGGGAGTATCAGGTGATGATCAGAATTTAGAGCAGATTCCGGTTTTATATGAATTTCCATATGTGTTTCCGGATGATATTAATGAATTTTCACCTAATGGGAGGTTGAATTTGCAATTGAGTTGGTGCCTAGAGCCGGTCCGATCTCGATTACTCCTTACAGGATGTCATCTTTAGAAATGGATGAACTGAAAGCTCAGCTGGAAGATCTGTTGGGTAAGCACTTTATTCGACTAAGTGTTTCTTTATGGGGAGTACCAAtgttactggtaaagaagaaggaCAAAAGTATGCGCTTGTGTGTTGATTATCGACAACTGAACTAGGTTACTGTGAAGAATAAATATCCACTACCTAGAATCAATGACCTAATGGATCAGTTACAGGGTGCCAGTGTGTTTtctaagattgatttgcgatccagGTATCATCAGATAAAGGTTAGAGATGAAGATATTCCGAAAACTGCTTTCAGGACACATTATGGTCATTATAAGTATACGGTGATGTCTTTCGGGTTAACTAATGCTCCGGAAGTATTCATGGATTATATGAACAGGATTTTCCAGCCGTACATGGACAAGTTTGTcattgtcttcattgatgataTTCTTGTTTACTCTAAGACTG includes:
- the LOC130961132 gene encoding uncharacterized protein LOC130961132; amino-acid sequence: MSTRKRGRGRGRGRIGTVTPGLAGNDPVDFMAALGNMAVTILATAEALAQHVSEEQWVKFGTYPRQGEAQYWWQGTRRILQPDGAAIPWEVFRTEFYKKYFPNSVRNAKELELMQLKHSQMTVTEYTSRCPEDFAEWKCIKYEGGLWSDILSFVAPMEIRVFSELVNKSRVAEECVRKVAEEKGSLRPGHLANNYPEKKKYETGRAQQPGRVYTTSTVGTERSETLIRGLDWLSKNHILLDCSEKSVQFMSEGSKAPVVGIMLLTTGVSGDDQNLEQIPVEFAIELVPRAGPISITPYRMSSLEMDELKAQLEDLLGKHFIRLSVSLWGVPMLLVTVKNKYPLPRINDLMDQLQGASVFSKIDLRSRYHQIKVRDEDIPKTAFRTHYGHYKYTVMSFGLTNAPEVFMDYMNRIFQPYMDKFVIVFIDDILSKVKFLGHVVSKQGIVVDPAKVEAVRNWERSTSVTEIRSFLGLAWYYRRFIKGFSQLALPLTKLTRKDTPFIWTSVCEESFQTLKQRLTTAPVLVLPEPSEPFEVYCYASLKGLGCVLMQHRNVVAYGSRQLRLHEMNFPTHDLELAIVVFALKIWRHYLYGVKFYVFSDHKSLKKSERCGGRLESEVFICSLDDVARRKAHQDGEALRKVLPAIEQRRQWRVLEGSTKMYQDMKAMFWWPEMKNDVELYVSKCLTCQKVKIEHQRPSGTLQPLEIP